In Halovivax gelatinilyticus, the following are encoded in one genomic region:
- a CDS encoding DUF5790 family protein: MSQASLTDDDLFGEAATEMREDVEQSLDAAREALPAADDIWETDADNVLGALNGLKSALDVGDAEDHLRDAKKWYTMGDRADAFDDASDLADEIETVESSVADIASASEQVADLAQTMPGLRSKLQDLEDDEE; this comes from the coding sequence ATGAGTCAGGCCTCACTCACCGACGACGACCTATTCGGCGAGGCGGCGACCGAAATGCGCGAAGACGTCGAGCAGTCCCTCGATGCGGCGAGAGAGGCCCTCCCCGCCGCAGACGACATCTGGGAGACCGACGCGGACAACGTCCTCGGGGCGTTGAACGGCCTGAAATCCGCACTCGACGTCGGCGACGCGGAAGATCACCTCCGCGACGCGAAGAAGTGGTACACGATGGGCGACCGGGCGGACGCGTTCGACGACGCGTCGGACCTGGCAGACGAGATCGAGACGGTCGAGTCGTCGGTCGCCGACATCGCCAGCGCGAGCGAGCAGGTCGCAGATCTCGCTCAGACGATGCCCGGTCTCCGCTCGAAGCTTCAAGATCTAGAAGACGACGAGGAGTGA
- a CDS encoding electron transfer flavoprotein subunit alpha/FixB family protein, translating into MTDVLAIADHRDGELRDVSFELATAGRALADETGGDVHLAVISGPVDDFADGLALDGVDVVHTVEYGDEFNHDVYVQAISQLYETIEPQYVLVPNSVNGLDYAPAVAARLDLPIVTDVVDLDVDGETLIATREMYGGKVETTTELDAGTALATIREGEWPAAEGAGESSIDAFDAEIDEAAIGSTVTGFEEVAGGDVDISEADLLVSIGRGIEEEENLDLIRDLADALDATLSSSRPIVDAGWLPANRQVGQSGKVVTPEVYIAIGISGAVQHVAGMKGADTIVAINTDPNAPIMDIADYAIHDDLFDVVPALIEQFS; encoded by the coding sequence ATGACCGACGTGCTCGCAATCGCCGACCACCGCGACGGCGAACTGCGCGACGTGAGTTTCGAACTCGCGACGGCCGGTCGTGCGCTCGCCGACGAGACCGGTGGCGACGTCCACCTCGCGGTCATCAGCGGGCCGGTCGACGATTTCGCGGACGGACTCGCCCTCGACGGCGTCGACGTCGTCCACACGGTCGAGTACGGCGACGAGTTCAACCACGACGTGTACGTACAGGCCATCTCCCAACTGTACGAGACGATCGAGCCGCAGTACGTGCTGGTCCCGAACAGCGTCAACGGGTTGGATTACGCCCCGGCGGTCGCCGCTCGTCTCGACCTGCCCATCGTGACCGACGTCGTCGATCTGGACGTCGACGGCGAGACGCTGATCGCGACTCGCGAGATGTACGGCGGAAAGGTCGAGACGACGACGGAACTCGACGCGGGGACCGCGCTGGCGACGATTCGCGAGGGCGAGTGGCCGGCCGCCGAGGGCGCTGGAGAGTCGTCGATCGACGCGTTCGACGCCGAGATCGACGAGGCGGCGATCGGCTCGACGGTCACGGGATTCGAGGAGGTCGCCGGCGGCGACGTCGACATCAGCGAGGCCGATCTACTCGTCTCCATCGGCCGAGGGATCGAGGAAGAAGAGAACCTGGATCTGATTCGCGACCTCGCGGACGCGCTGGACGCGACGCTGTCGTCGTCGCGACCGATCGTCGACGCTGGATGGCTGCCGGCGAACCGACAGGTCGGCCAGTCGGGGAAGGTAGTGACGCCGGAGGTCTACATCGCAATCGGGATCTCGGGGGCGGTCCAGCACGTCGCGGGAATGAAAGGGGCCGATACGATCGTCGCGATCAACACGGACCCGAACGCACCGATCATGGATATCGCCGATTACGCGATCCACGACGATCTGTTCGACGTGGTGCCGGCGCTGATCGAACAGTTCTCGTAG
- a CDS encoding creatininase family protein: protein MHVERVAWPDVAELDTEIAVLPVGSTEQHGPHAPLGTDTLAATTVADAGVSAFDGEVAIAPTLPIGLAREHRHFAGTLWLEPDTFRATVRDCIRSLAHHGFDRVVCVNGHGGNVDALREVTGEISRDGDAYAVSFTWFETVGEHAAEMGHAGSLETALVRAIEPDLIDETRIDDARADAADGWGEWVSHTNLAHDSASFTENGVVGDPAAGDADLGEELLELAADALASLLSAVESRDLSESR, encoded by the coding sequence ATGCACGTTGAACGCGTCGCGTGGCCCGACGTGGCGGAACTCGACACCGAGATCGCGGTGTTGCCGGTCGGAAGTACGGAACAACACGGTCCGCACGCACCGTTGGGAACGGACACGCTGGCCGCGACGACCGTCGCCGACGCTGGTGTGTCGGCCTTCGACGGCGAGGTCGCGATCGCCCCGACGCTCCCGATCGGACTGGCGCGAGAGCATCGCCACTTCGCGGGAACGCTCTGGCTCGAACCGGACACGTTTCGAGCGACCGTCAGAGATTGCATCAGGAGTCTCGCTCACCACGGCTTCGATCGCGTCGTCTGCGTCAACGGCCACGGCGGGAACGTCGACGCGCTTCGAGAGGTGACCGGCGAGATCAGCCGCGATGGTGACGCCTACGCCGTCTCGTTCACCTGGTTCGAGACCGTCGGCGAGCACGCCGCCGAGATGGGTCACGCCGGCTCGCTCGAGACGGCGCTCGTTCGGGCGATCGAACCGGACCTGATCGACGAAACCCGGATCGACGACGCGCGCGCCGACGCCGCCGACGGCTGGGGCGAGTGGGTAAGTCACACCAACCTCGCACACGATTCGGCCTCGTTTACGGAAAACGGCGTAGTGGGGGATCCGGCGGCTGGCGATGCCGATCTCGGCGAGGAGTTACTGGAGCTGGCGGCCGATGCACTCGCGAGTTTGCTCTCAGCCGTCGAATCGAGAGACCTGTCGGAGTCGCGGTGA
- a CDS encoding dihydroneopterin aldolase family protein, whose translation MSPATPPDGRQTGRDPEPAEIACFEAGIKFGSLYHQFAGTPVSPSSAESLASAMEEAIENQPHCVDVTVDVDTGAIERELTDTSASYTEVTGRFLEVEIVVETDEYAVTSRMQMDGDYPLMSVVSVDESVS comes from the coding sequence ATGTCACCAGCTACGCCGCCGGACGGACGCCAGACCGGGCGCGATCCCGAGCCCGCCGAGATAGCGTGCTTCGAAGCCGGTATCAAATTCGGCTCGCTGTATCACCAGTTCGCCGGAACGCCGGTGTCGCCGTCCAGCGCGGAGAGTCTCGCGAGCGCGATGGAGGAAGCGATCGAGAACCAGCCCCACTGCGTCGACGTAACCGTCGACGTCGACACGGGCGCGATCGAGCGCGAACTCACAGACACCAGCGCGTCGTACACGGAGGTAACGGGTCGGTTTCTCGAGGTGGAGATCGTCGTCGAGACCGACGAGTACGCCGTCACCTCGCGGATGCAGATGGACGGTGACTATCCGCTCATGTCCGTCGTCAGCGTCGACGAGAGCGTCTCGTAA
- a CDS encoding LeuA family protein: MSPGRGVEFFDGNVPISTGDDVQIFDTTLRDGEQSPRVSFSYEDKREIAAVLDEMGTDVIEAGFPVSSQAEFEAVRDIAEYTETTVAGLARIVDGDVQAALDAEVDMVHVFASTSDVQIDDSMRSTREAVKRRSVECVERVADAGVECMFSPMDATRTDPDYLVDVIEATTAAGADWINVPDTVGVCTPTRMGELVRFVREHTDVRIDVHCHDDFGLAGANTIAGFEAGANRAQVAVNGIGERAGNAAYEEVVMALESIYDVDTGIDTTRFAELSALVEAQSGVSVPRNKPVVGSNAFSHESGIHAAGVIENSETFEPGVMTPEMVGAEREFVLGKHTGAHSVRKRLTDRGFDPSDGQVREVTKRVKAVGSAGEIVTSAVLDRIAREVSVERRQRTEVRG; the protein is encoded by the coding sequence CTGTCTCCAGGCAGGGGAGTCGAGTTCTTCGACGGTAACGTACCGATTAGTACGGGCGACGACGTACAGATTTTCGATACGACGCTTCGAGACGGTGAGCAATCGCCACGCGTCTCGTTCTCCTACGAGGACAAGCGAGAGATCGCAGCGGTGCTAGACGAGATGGGAACCGACGTCATCGAGGCGGGGTTCCCGGTCAGCTCGCAGGCCGAGTTCGAGGCGGTTCGAGATATCGCAGAATACACCGAGACGACGGTCGCCGGTCTCGCCCGGATCGTCGACGGGGACGTGCAGGCGGCGCTCGACGCCGAGGTGGATATGGTCCACGTCTTCGCGTCGACGTCCGACGTTCAGATCGACGATTCGATGCGCTCGACGCGCGAGGCGGTCAAGCGACGATCCGTCGAGTGCGTCGAGCGGGTCGCGGATGCCGGCGTCGAGTGCATGTTCTCGCCGATGGACGCCACGCGGACCGATCCGGACTACCTCGTCGACGTGATCGAGGCGACGACGGCCGCGGGGGCCGACTGGATCAACGTGCCGGACACGGTGGGCGTCTGCACGCCGACCCGAATGGGCGAACTCGTCCGGTTCGTCCGCGAACACACGGACGTGCGGATCGACGTCCACTGTCACGACGACTTCGGTCTGGCGGGCGCGAACACTATCGCCGGATTCGAAGCGGGTGCCAATCGGGCCCAGGTCGCGGTCAACGGCATCGGCGAGCGAGCCGGCAACGCCGCCTACGAGGAGGTCGTGATGGCGCTCGAATCGATCTACGACGTCGACACGGGCATCGACACGACCCGATTCGCCGAGCTATCGGCGCTCGTCGAGGCCCAGAGCGGCGTCTCCGTCCCGCGAAACAAGCCGGTGGTCGGTTCGAACGCGTTCAGTCACGAGAGTGGCATTCACGCGGCGGGCGTGATCGAGAACAGCGAGACGTTCGAACCAGGCGTGATGACGCCCGAGATGGTCGGGGCCGAACGAGAGTTCGTCCTCGGTAAGCACACCGGGGCTCACAGCGTCCGAAAACGCCTCACAGATCGCGGGTTCGACCCGTCCGATGGGCAGGTTCGCGAGGTGACGAAGCGGGTGAAGGCGGTCGGCTCGGCCGGCGAAATCGTGACGTCGGCCGTTCTCGACCGCATCGCACGCGAGGTTTCGGTCGAACGCCGACAACGGACCGAGGTTCGAGGCTGA
- a CDS encoding DUF5789 family protein codes for MSDQHRELGVDLGALGEKIADHDYPATQDELLAEYGDEEIELEGETVTFESLLEPLNEDEYAAASEVNEAILSMVGDEAIGRKNYSDRTPPAPGEDRQDEGAPDQDGQREQESF; via the coding sequence ATGAGCGACCAGCACCGCGAACTCGGCGTCGATCTGGGAGCACTCGGTGAGAAGATTGCTGACCACGACTATCCGGCGACGCAGGACGAGTTACTCGCAGAGTACGGGGACGAAGAGATCGAGTTGGAAGGCGAAACCGTCACGTTCGAGTCGCTACTCGAACCGCTGAACGAAGACGAGTACGCCGCGGCGAGCGAGGTCAACGAGGCTATTCTCTCGATGGTGGGCGACGAGGCGATCGGACGGAAGAATTACAGCGACCGCACGCCGCCGGCCCCTGGCGAGGATCGACAGGACGAAGGCGCGCCGGATCAGGACGGACAGAGAGAACAGGAGTCGTTCTGA
- a CDS encoding electron transfer flavoprotein subunit beta/FixA family protein yields MKVLVTVAEVATVDDEFEIDGTEIAGRYLGADLNEWDDYAVEEAVQLQEADIADEVVTVTIGPEEAEQTIRQALAKGADRAIRVWDDAFEGVDLLDVRAKAEILRAVVEAEDPDLILTGVQTGDDSWMATGVSLAESIDFQWAAVVNHLEHDFDDGVAAVRRELEGGVEELTEVELPAVLTIQTGINEPRYASLRGIRQAQRKELEAKSLDDVGLDDGVVEGSLELTAMYEPEAESEARVWEGSAEETAGELAELLREKGVTA; encoded by the coding sequence ATGAAGGTACTCGTAACGGTCGCGGAAGTGGCCACCGTCGACGACGAGTTCGAGATCGACGGCACCGAGATCGCCGGTCGGTACCTCGGTGCGGATCTGAACGAGTGGGACGACTACGCGGTCGAGGAGGCCGTCCAGTTACAGGAAGCGGATATCGCCGACGAGGTCGTCACGGTCACGATCGGACCCGAAGAGGCAGAACAGACGATTCGCCAGGCGCTGGCGAAAGGTGCGGATCGCGCGATCCGCGTCTGGGACGACGCGTTCGAGGGCGTCGACCTGCTCGACGTGCGGGCGAAAGCGGAGATCCTTCGCGCGGTCGTCGAAGCGGAAGATCCCGACCTGATCCTCACCGGCGTCCAGACGGGCGACGACAGCTGGATGGCGACGGGCGTCTCGCTCGCAGAATCGATCGACTTCCAGTGGGCAGCGGTCGTCAACCACCTGGAACACGACTTCGACGACGGCGTTGCCGCCGTCCGCCGCGAACTCGAAGGTGGCGTCGAGGAGCTGACCGAGGTGGAACTTCCCGCGGTGTTGACGATCCAGACGGGGATCAACGAGCCCCGGTACGCGAGTCTGCGAGGCATCCGTCAAGCCCAGCGCAAAGAGCTCGAAGCGAAATCGCTCGACGACGTCGGTCTCGACGACGGCGTCGTCGAGGGTTCGCTCGAACTGACGGCGATGTACGAGCCGGAAGCCGAGAGCGAGGCGCGGGTCTGGGAAGGAAGCGCCGAGGAGACGGCCGGCGAACTCGCTGAATTGCTCCGCGAAAAGGGGGTGACAGCATGA
- a CDS encoding TRAM domain-containing protein → MADCPLADECPSFSERIAGMGCQHYGDRGGKEWCNHYNQPIADLKTQPVKAGEEVVVEVVDMHESGAGVGRTDDGFIVMVDGVLPKARSRVEITRVHSNHARADEIERLPLDPEDGDEGDEDGEDDEEEVEADDDDDDGPTRPQLGSRENFWGN, encoded by the coding sequence ATGGCTGACTGTCCACTCGCGGACGAGTGCCCGAGTTTTTCGGAGCGAATCGCTGGCATGGGGTGTCAGCACTACGGTGATCGGGGCGGGAAGGAGTGGTGTAACCACTACAACCAGCCCATCGCCGACCTGAAGACCCAGCCCGTCAAGGCGGGCGAAGAAGTCGTCGTCGAAGTCGTCGACATGCACGAGAGCGGTGCCGGCGTCGGCCGCACGGACGACGGCTTCATCGTCATGGTCGACGGCGTCCTGCCGAAGGCCCGCTCGCGCGTCGAGATCACCCGCGTCCACAGTAACCACGCCCGCGCCGACGAGATCGAACGACTGCCCCTGGACCCCGAAGACGGAGACGAGGGAGACGAAGACGGTGAAGACGACGAAGAAGAGGTCGAGGCCGATGACGACGACGATGACGGCCCGACCCGGCCACAGCTCGGCAGCCGCGAAAACTTCTGGGGCAACTGA
- a CDS encoding ABC transporter ATP-binding protein, which yields MSSIDWEEDDPFEEQRDNIDNPMRRLIFEYGRPYWFSVTVGIFSSIFARILDLLPALLLAVAIDSIFADDPAPFAEQIPLVILPESWLPTSEAGQFQFIVIAIAGSFVIGAVFHYLRNWGFNAFSQDIQHDVRTATYDKMQRLDMEFFATKQTGEMMSVLSNDVNQLERFLNDGLNSAFRLVVMVVGIAGLLFWLNPQLALVSMAPVPLIAIFTYIFVKKIQPKYAEVRSSVGKVNSRLENNLGGIQVIKSDNTEEYESDRVDDVSRNYFNKNWGAIRIRIKFFPGLQLISGIGFVATFIVGGYWVFTGSGPGPFTGTLQTGVFVAFILYTQQLVWPMAQFGQIINMYQRAAASSERIFGLMDEDGRIDRDVDADSLEVTDGHVEYDHVSFNYANEEADGEREEMIIDDISFDVDGGDTVALVGPTGAGKSTVLKLLLRLYDVDDGAVRIDGQDVRDVSLSSLRQSMAYVGQESYLFYGTVEENIAYGTFDADREEIVEAAKAAEAHDFIQNLPDGYDTEVGERGVKLSGGQRQRLCIARAILKDPDILILDEATSDVDTETEMLIQRSIDALTEDRTTFAIAHRLSTIKDADKIIVLEGGEIVERGSHEHLLSNDGLYAHLWGVQAGEIDELPEEFIERAQRRTARTQSHNND from the coding sequence ATGAGTAGTATTGATTGGGAAGAGGACGACCCGTTCGAAGAGCAGCGGGACAACATCGATAACCCGATGCGCCGGCTCATCTTCGAATACGGACGTCCCTACTGGTTCTCGGTAACGGTCGGGATCTTTTCGAGCATCTTCGCTCGGATTCTCGACCTCTTGCCGGCACTCTTGCTCGCCGTCGCGATCGACTCCATCTTCGCTGACGATCCGGCGCCGTTCGCTGAACAGATACCCCTGGTTATCCTTCCAGAGTCCTGGCTCCCCACCTCGGAGGCGGGGCAGTTCCAGTTCATCGTCATCGCCATCGCCGGCTCGTTCGTCATCGGGGCGGTCTTTCACTACCTGCGTAACTGGGGATTCAACGCCTTCAGTCAGGACATCCAGCACGACGTGCGGACCGCGACGTACGACAAGATGCAACGACTCGACATGGAGTTCTTCGCCACCAAACAGACCGGCGAGATGATGTCCGTACTGTCGAACGACGTCAACCAGCTCGAGCGCTTTCTGAACGACGGGCTCAACTCGGCGTTCCGACTGGTCGTGATGGTGGTCGGCATCGCCGGCCTCCTGTTCTGGCTCAATCCACAGCTCGCGCTGGTCTCGATGGCACCCGTTCCGCTCATCGCGATCTTCACCTACATCTTCGTCAAGAAGATCCAGCCGAAGTACGCCGAAGTGCGCTCGTCGGTCGGAAAGGTAAACTCCCGGCTCGAGAACAACCTCGGCGGCATTCAGGTCATCAAATCCGATAACACCGAGGAGTACGAATCCGACCGGGTCGACGACGTCTCGCGAAACTACTTTAACAAGAACTGGGGCGCGATCCGCATCCGGATCAAGTTCTTCCCGGGCTTGCAACTCATCTCGGGAATCGGCTTCGTCGCGACGTTCATCGTGGGTGGCTACTGGGTGTTCACCGGCAGCGGTCCGGGACCGTTCACCGGAACCCTGCAGACGGGTGTGTTCGTCGCGTTCATCCTCTACACCCAGCAACTCGTCTGGCCGATGGCCCAGTTCGGACAGATTATCAATATGTACCAGCGGGCCGCCGCCTCGAGCGAGCGGATCTTCGGATTGATGGACGAGGACGGACGGATCGACCGAGACGTGGACGCGGACTCGCTGGAGGTCACCGACGGCCACGTCGAGTACGACCACGTCAGTTTCAATTACGCCAACGAAGAGGCCGACGGCGAACGCGAGGAAATGATCATCGACGACATCTCGTTCGACGTCGACGGCGGCGACACGGTCGCACTGGTCGGGCCGACCGGTGCCGGAAAGTCGACCGTCCTGAAGCTCCTCTTGCGACTGTACGACGTCGACGACGGCGCCGTGCGCATCGACGGCCAGGACGTCCGCGACGTCTCGCTCTCGTCGCTCCGCCAGTCGATGGCCTACGTCGGCCAGGAGTCGTACCTCTTCTACGGGACCGTCGAGGAGAACATCGCGTACGGCACCTTCGACGCCGACCGCGAGGAGATCGTCGAAGCCGCCAAAGCGGCAGAAGCCCACGACTTCATCCAGAACCTGCCGGACGGCTACGACACGGAGGTCGGCGAACGCGGTGTCAAGCTCTCCGGTGGCCAGCGCCAACGGCTGTGCATCGCCCGCGCGATCCTCAAAGACCCGGACATCCTCATCCTGGACGAGGCGACCAGCGACGTCGACACCGAGACCGAGATGCTCATCCAGCGCTCGATCGACGCGCTCACCGAGGATCGGACCACGTTCGCGATCGCTCACCGCCTCTCGACGATCAAGGACGCCGACAAGATCATCGTCCTCGAAGGCGGCGAGATCGTCGAACGCGGCAGCCACGAGCACCTCCTCTCGAACGACGGTCTCTACGCCCACCTCTGGGGCGTCCAGGCCGGCGAAATCGACGAGCTCCCGGAGGAGTTCATCGAGCGCGCACAGCGACGAACCGCTCGAACGCAATCGCACAATAACGACTGA
- a CDS encoding DUF309 domain-containing protein → MRTALRVGIAIYNDGHYHAAHDAWEGHWLDLESGTPEERLLHGLIQFTAAVYHACDRNWEGAVGLATSAGEYLDGIDAEYRGCNVDEVGRYLRALATDPEGIERGQPLALTHEGERLTLADLTPEETVVAANVLAEEWDYDEELFERAGDAALEALDEGDEGTPFLALLFDFVRGDESDRAVIYQRLEALVDRRESRRRDVEGLFDEN, encoded by the coding sequence ATGCGCACGGCGCTCAGAGTCGGCATCGCCATCTACAACGACGGACACTACCACGCCGCACACGACGCCTGGGAGGGCCACTGGCTCGACCTGGAGTCCGGAACGCCCGAGGAGCGACTGCTCCACGGGCTCATCCAGTTCACCGCTGCGGTGTACCACGCCTGTGATCGAAACTGGGAGGGAGCGGTCGGCCTGGCGACGAGCGCCGGCGAGTACCTAGACGGCATCGACGCCGAATATCGAGGGTGTAACGTCGACGAGGTGGGACGCTACCTGCGAGCGCTCGCGACCGATCCCGAGGGTATCGAACGGGGTCAGCCGCTCGCGTTGACCCACGAGGGAGAACGACTAACGCTGGCCGACCTGACGCCCGAGGAAACGGTCGTCGCCGCGAACGTCCTCGCCGAGGAGTGGGACTACGACGAGGAATTGTTCGAACGCGCCGGCGACGCCGCACTCGAAGCCCTCGACGAGGGTGACGAGGGTACGCCGTTTCTGGCGCTGCTGTTCGACTTCGTTCGCGGGGACGAGTCGGATAGAGCCGTCATTTATCAGCGGCTCGAGGCGCTCGTCGACCGACGCGAGTCGCGTCGTCGCGACGTCGAGGGGCTGTTCGACGAAAACTGA
- the azf gene encoding NAD-dependent glucose-6-phosphate dehydrogenase Azf, producing the protein MPTSVLLTGAAGRVGTAVLDDLSDEYEWRLLDRDPPTEELPGEFVVCDITDESAVREAMAGIDAVIHLAGDPRKEAPWSSVLPNNIDGTRVVYEAAVDAGVETVAFASSNHAVGAYETDERLPDLYRTGDDFRLDGAELPRPGNLYGVSKATGEILGRYYHDEFGLSVACVRIGNLTKDHPPVDYERGQAMWLSYRDCAHLFQRCIEADYGYEIVYGISDNDRKYYSLERAREVLGYEPQDNSAEFE; encoded by the coding sequence ATGCCAACGTCGGTTCTCCTGACCGGAGCCGCTGGCCGCGTCGGCACGGCCGTCCTCGACGACCTGTCCGACGAGTACGAGTGGCGACTGCTCGATCGTGATCCGCCGACCGAAGAGCTGCCCGGCGAATTCGTCGTCTGCGACATCACCGACGAGTCAGCCGTCCGCGAGGCGATGGCGGGAATCGACGCGGTGATTCACCTGGCGGGCGATCCGCGTAAGGAGGCTCCGTGGTCGTCGGTGCTCCCGAACAACATCGACGGGACGCGCGTCGTCTACGAGGCCGCCGTCGACGCCGGCGTCGAGACGGTCGCCTTCGCCTCCTCGAATCACGCCGTCGGCGCCTACGAGACCGACGAGCGCCTGCCCGACCTCTACCGCACGGGTGACGATTTCCGACTCGACGGCGCGGAACTTCCCCGGCCGGGTAACCTCTACGGCGTCTCGAAGGCGACCGGCGAGATTCTCGGCCGGTACTACCACGACGAGTTCGGTCTCTCGGTCGCCTGCGTCCGCATCGGCAACCTCACGAAGGATCACCCGCCGGTCGACTACGAGCGCGGCCAAGCGATGTGGCTCTCCTACCGCGATTGTGCCCACCTCTTTCAGCGGTGCATCGAGGCCGACTACGGCTACGAGATCGTCTACGGAATCTCCGACAACGACCGCAAATACTACTCCTTAGAGCGTGCGCGAGAGGTGCTCGGCTACGAACCGCAGGACAACTCCGCGGAGTTCGAATAA
- a CDS encoding ABC transporter substrate-binding protein, translating to MRARHHRRTFLTGLATATLATGAGCVSTVPGIGSSASEDTTDRTIKLGLLGARSGDLGAAGQDIGDASRLPIAQLREADVPVEFEVETVDTETDARTGVLGALELVEAGYPAINGALASGVTLRASQQVLIPYRTVCCSPASTSPTITTINDGGFVFRTAVSDAMQAVVLAERASEAGHGRAATVYVNNDYGYQLSRAFSRAFRVEHGGTVTSQIPYEQATESATASYEDEIGTALADGPDVVVLIGYTDSGAQLLRDVHAANPDVAVLVTDGMRDTRLPERVEHSIDHVRGTAPVSGGPGESFFVNEFEDRYDASADSTPFNASAYDASAVLLLANAFAGRNDGEAVRAAVRRVTSPPGERIEPSDLPRGIELAAAGDPIEYVGASSDVEFDENGDVSAATFAYWSFEDASIETIAEVER from the coding sequence ATGCGTGCTCGCCATCATCGAAGGACATTTCTAACAGGCCTCGCCACAGCAACACTCGCTACCGGTGCAGGGTGCGTTTCGACCGTTCCCGGGATCGGATCGAGTGCGAGCGAGGATACTACCGATCGAACGATCAAACTCGGATTGCTGGGCGCGCGAAGCGGCGACCTCGGCGCCGCCGGTCAGGATATCGGTGACGCGTCTCGGTTGCCGATTGCCCAGTTACGCGAGGCGGACGTCCCCGTCGAATTCGAGGTCGAAACGGTCGATACCGAAACCGATGCCAGAACGGGCGTCCTCGGTGCGCTCGAACTGGTAGAAGCCGGCTATCCGGCGATCAACGGGGCCCTCGCTTCGGGAGTGACGCTCCGGGCGTCACAGCAGGTGTTGATCCCCTATCGGACGGTTTGCTGTTCGCCTGCGAGTACGAGCCCGACGATTACGACCATCAACGACGGCGGATTCGTCTTCCGAACGGCGGTGTCGGACGCGATGCAGGCGGTCGTTCTCGCGGAGCGAGCATCCGAGGCCGGACACGGGCGGGCCGCGACGGTCTACGTGAACAACGACTACGGCTACCAGTTGAGTCGGGCGTTTTCGCGCGCGTTTCGGGTCGAACACGGTGGGACGGTGACGAGCCAGATTCCGTACGAACAGGCGACGGAATCGGCGACCGCCTCGTACGAGGACGAAATCGGGACGGCACTCGCCGACGGCCCCGATGTCGTCGTTCTGATCGGATACACGGACAGCGGGGCGCAGTTACTTCGCGACGTCCACGCGGCGAATCCGGACGTCGCCGTCCTCGTGACCGACGGAATGCGTGACACTCGCCTCCCCGAGCGCGTCGAGCACTCGATCGATCACGTTCGCGGGACGGCGCCCGTCTCGGGCGGCCCTGGGGAGTCGTTTTTCGTCAACGAATTCGAGGACCGATACGACGCATCCGCCGACAGCACGCCGTTCAACGCGTCCGCGTACGACGCGAGCGCGGTCTTACTACTCGCGAACGCGTTTGCGGGCCGAAACGACGGGGAGGCCGTTCGGGCCGCGGTTCGACGGGTCACCAGTCCGCCAGGCGAGCGGATCGAACCGAGCGACCTGCCGCGAGGGATCGAACTCGCCGCTGCTGGCGATCCGATCGAGTACGTCGGCGCCTCGAGCGACGTCGAATTCGACGAGAACGGCGACGTTTCGGCGGCGACGTTCGCCTACTGGTCGTTCGAGGACGCGTCCATCGAAACGATCGCGGAGGTGGAGCGCTAA